Within Spodoptera frugiperda isolate SF20-4 chromosome 22, AGI-APGP_CSIRO_Sfru_2.0, whole genome shotgun sequence, the genomic segment aaagttttaaacaaaagtaaacTTTATACAGAGCAAAATAcagtttaattttcaataacttatataacaaaatatcattCTCGGTGTTACATACCAATACAGAccgtaaatagtaataaaattgttccaGGAGATCAGATCCAGCCAAACCAGACCTTCTTCATCAACCCACAGAACCCACCACCATGGATGAACAGGCCGGCACCGAACCCAGTGGTCTACGTCCAGCAGCTGCCCAACAACGTGGTGCACCAGGTCCAACCACAAATAGACCAGAACCAACTATACCTCCAACAGAACTTCGCCAACTTCCAACTCCAACAGCACATGTTGGCCCAAAACCAACAACCCAACCAAGGGATGCAGATAGCCAACATTGTGCCAAACATGGTACAAACTGTGCAACCAAATATGCAGCCAAACGACAGGAACATGACAGCGACCCCCAACCCCCAACAAATGCAGACAAACCCACAAATGATACAGAATCAAATAAACGTACAGAGACAGGTACAGAACCAGCCACAACCCGTAGATGTTCAAAGGCAGGTATACATGAACGTAAGACCCCAAATGAACCAACAAATGAACATAGCCAGGCCCGTCATGTCGCTAAACCAGATACAGAACATGCAAGCCATGGCCAACATGCAAAACCTACAAATACAGCAAGCAAATGCTGGCCAAACATTTGTCCAAAACATTGGGCAAAGAATGCCGCAAAATGTGAATCCTGTCAGACCACAGATAATGGGTAACAATATGATGAACGTGCAAAACGTACAAACTATACCAAACGTGCAAAACGCTCAACCTGTTCAgaatgtacaaaatatacagAATATTCAAAACATTACCATGAAGCCTCCGCAGCCACCGTCAGAACCGAACAAAGTGATGAATACTGTGGGCACAGCGCCGCCGCAAGTGAGGAACTTTGCTCAGAACTACAACTGCAGACCTATACAACCGAGGCGCCGGTTCGAGAGCCCAAACGTACCTAAAATGCAACCACAGCCAAATATACCAGTACAACAACCTCTACACATACCCGTGCAACCCCCTCCCCCACCCACACAGTACAACCAAGAAAGAGCAAACAGCCACACAGTAGTTTCAAATATAGCCACAAACACGAACTTCTTAAACAACCCGAATGTAAGTAGGAAAAGAAAAAGCGAATCGCCAGACGAAATAGAACATAAAATGGCACCGCAACCGCCACCCAAACCGATATACAAGAATATACAACAGGGTATTACTATTACTAAGATATCTAACGAAATAGGTACGAACACAAGTCCTCAGCATAGTAAAAGTAATACGAATAATGTTAAAATGAACAGTACTGCTGTGCAAATGACACCCGCTCCACAGCTGATGGTGGTAGAAGCGCCAGAAACATCGGATGCtaacaaaaaaagtataaatgaaACAAGGACTGTGATAGCTCCCGTTACTGAGAGCGATAAACTTATAAGAAACACAGTGTTCACACAAGCTCGAGGCAGAGTTttacaagacaaaataaatgataCGTTACCTATACAGGTTGTAGAGAATAAAACGCCAGAAAGTGTTCAAAATGCGACTGAAACTAGGACTGATAATGAGGTACAGACTGAAAAAGACGCGGTAATGACTGAACCGCCTGTTGATAAGGTCCAGCCTGAAAAAGCTGTTAGCATACCACAGACTGAAACCGTGAAAGTTGATGTAAATATTGCTACAGAGAAGAAAGTTGTTGAAGTTAAGAGTGATGTTTCGAAAGATGTTGTTAAAAGAGAGGAAGAAAATAAGAGTCCTGATATACAGGAAGGGAAATTAGTGATAGATGAGTCTAAGGATCAGATTATTGAGGTTAAGGATGAGAAGATGGACATACCTGAGAGGTATCCGCAGAAACAAGACATACTCACACATGTAGTCGATGGTTATGTTATTCAAGAGTCCAACTTCGCTTTTCCGGTGagtttcaaatttattttatttgagaacGATACGAGTTGATGTAGTAAGTAGATGCttattccaccagagatgtgctatgtagctacacTACGAAGACACAcagtaatagctaagctgtgaaactgtgacCGTTTCCGCTGATACTAACCTATGTAGCGGTGCAAGGAAGAGCAAGCCAtgattttcatataaaaaaacatggcttaGCTGCTACTGTAGGAGTAGCTGTAGCTGCAGCTGTAGCCATAGCTATAGCCATTGCTGTAGCTGCTGCTGTAGCAGTAGCTGTAACTGTAGCCGTTGCTGTGTCTGCTACTTTACTTATAGCTGTAGCCTTTGTTGTAGCTGTAaatatgtttggtggaagccaaacgcatccacagcaaagaAACATAGcatatttctggtggaaaaactttcttaatgctatttttaacttccatactaattattataaaagtgaatgtgtttgtttgtctcttGTTACcgcgggttcgactcccggcGACGACaaaaataactctttgtgtgatctaaaATTATTGTTCCACATCTAATTTTATGTTTGAGAAAAGTACTTAACGACCAACTCAAGGATACAaagatttacattaaaaaacctGTATTTCCTGATGgctataacctgggtgtcttcaaagcccgagtgaataggttgcttatgggcagacgtgctccatcgtaggccgcatcattacttaccatcaggtgagatagaggccaaacgtcggcccatcaatagtaaaaaaactctgttaattaaaaaaatatatatttttacagatCAGAAAACCACTAATAGAGAAGACGCTACACGCCAACCTGAAGGCTGAATCAGAAGCAACAGATGCCCTGAAAGAGTGTATGAAAGAAGAGATGAAGAATCCAGAAGTAGACGGGCAATTGTTACCGTTCCACTATCTCCTTCTGCACTGcgagaagaagaaagaagaagaggAAAAAGAGGATGTCAAGCAGATGAACCCGTTTGCTGATTTACAGCATACCACTGTTAAAACTTGGACGGTAAGCAttctattaacatttatttcaatgtccgtcatatagattattttaaaatattacagacgtattttttattttcttacggaaataaatactttcgaagatagtATATTGATTTGGAATATGCGTTTCACGACACTGCtagttacgttttatacgtagaaatgacgtacctATTtgtcccactcctaaactttaaatGGCTatttgctgaccaaaggcctcttcttgcgCATGGAAAGATTTCAGCATTGCTCCATGAAggtggcaatttcaaacttataattatataagaaaGCCCAGGTGTCCttactatgttttccttcaccgtttgtcagtggtgtctaaataatcttagaaagtacatataactcagaaaaatacattggtacttgccgttggtaggtttcgaaacctcACTCTCATGcgtgagaagcgggcgtcttaaacttcCGGGCCACCATGATTACCCACATACCTAAAATGTCCTAAAGATCCCAAATCTTTAACTCTTAatctaaatgtttctttttccaCAGGTGGAAGATCTCTCCAGCCACCTGATGAAATACGATTGGAAGGACACAGTATCAGTATTCCAGGATCATGAGATAGACGGAGAATCCTTATTCTTAGTTTCAAAGAACCAACTAGTCAGTATAGGAGTTACGGAAGAAAATGCAGACGTTATCTGTGCATTCGTCAGAAGCTGATCATCAGATAATCGGGAGGAATCGATCCTAATCGATTACGATTGGGAAATAAAATCGAATTTCATCCGAGTACATACTAACAATCGTTCCTCTCACAATCGAGTCAACAATCGTTCATATTACAATAGATATTCTaggaaatttaaattaaaactgtcGAGAATCGGTAATCGATCGTTTTATAATCGATTTGTGAAAAATAGGAGATATGTTAATTCTGTTATGAAACCAGGGTTTGGTTTAGTTTATCCAAAGAATACGAGGAATTGTGCAGCAGTTGATATATTAAATAGAGATATAGACATTAATATTTATGCAGATATACATGTACAGATTCCAAAACCATGCAACTATAGACCTAAGCAGAGTACAGTAAGACACAAATTAAGTATTCAAAAAGAAGCCACAAAGAATTCAAGTAACATACAGCAAGGAGAAAACTTTGACAAAGACATAGCAACAGCTGAAAGTAAtattgaaaaactgaaaaaggtTATCGAACGTTTGGAAAGGAATGATATTATAGTAACGGAGATTCACGACAATGGCAATGATAATGGAAACAGAGTCCAGGAAAACGATGATATTAtggaaaaagaagaaaaagcaGTTTTCAAAGATGCTCATGTCAATCTAAAGAGAATTTTGCTACAGAATTATATTGTACCAACAAATAGTAATAGTTACGACATAACCAATGAATTTAGAGACGGACCATCAAATGTAAATGAGTATTCAGCGTCGAATAACAATGAAACAAGTCCCGAAAAACATGGCAaagtaataatagaaataaatacagaaaatgACGAAGAAAGCACTCATAATAAGATCACAATCAAAGAACATGACAATGCTGAAGAGAAAGTCGTTTTTAAAGAAGCTTATGTTAACTTGAGACGTCTGTTATTAGACAAGTACGCAACAAATATCGAAGAACCACatacagaagaaaatattgaaacaaataataacataagAGTGTATTTAAAAACGAAACACGACATAGATAATATTGTTCATGAAACTGACAAAAATACTGACAGTATACTAGAATTACCAAAAGCTACTGAATCAGTTGACAATGAAAGCAGTTTCTCTTTAGCTGTGAAACAACAGTTTGATGATCTGATACCAGGGACTAGTGATGGACTTAAGGGAGTAGTGTATGAGGCAAAGAAGGAGAGTGAAGGAGTGAAGGGAGATAAGAAACATGTTTTGACTCATGTCATCGATGGATTCATTATTCAGGAGTCGAGTTATCCCTTCCCAGTAAGTCTATATGTTAGTTccactttataattattatttttttcatgataTAAGTtcgtaaacgagctgacggatcacctgatggtaagcaatcggtgccacccatggacacccgaaacaccagaagcgttacaagtgcgttcctgGCGTTTTGGAAATTAGTAGTTAAGGATTGTAGgagaatcgggtattgggattATTGGAAGGGCCCTCCCTTCGGAGGGGcttcctgtaacctcactcacacaacgcaacctCGTCGGACAGTCACATATTTTTACGATATGTCGATAAcatacagatcacctgatggtaagcaatcggaccacccatggacacccgcaatattAGTTATTGCTAAAACATGTGGAGGTTTTatgtcattaataaataaacctttttaattACAGGTCCAAAAATCTTTCCCTTTGATGACCACTTCATCAGCACTAGAGCAGATCAGCACTCAGTATACTGCAGATgaattagaagaaaaaataataggCGATAATGAAAATTTTGATGGACCAGAACAGTACATTGCAGAAgatttagaagaaaatataataggCGAAAAAGAAAATTTGGATGCACCAGAACAAATCAGCACCCAGTATACTGCAGAAGATgtacaagaaaatatattagaagtATTGAATGGACCAGAACAGTACAGCACGGAGTCTACTGCAGAAAATTTAGaagaacaaataataaataatgaaaattttgaTGCACCAGAACAGTACAGTACGGAGTCTATTGCAgaagaaacagaagaaaaaaTAGTAGAAGTAAATGAATATTTCAATGTACCAGAGCAGATCATCACAGATGCTACTTCACAAGATTTAGAAGAACAAATAATAAGCGAAAATGAAAATTTGGATGCACCAGAACAGTACAACCCCGAGTGTACTGCAGAAGACGAAATTGGAAATTTGAATGCACCAAAACAGATCAGCACGGAATCTACCGCAGAAGATGAAATTGAGAATTTGAATCCATTCAGAAGACTACAGCATTCTCTTGTCAAAACTTGGACGGTGAgaccatttattttatgtattacttacgTGATGAGTGTTgcttagttttaatttagatgTAACCTTGGATTCAATTCTAAAGTTTAGCAACGTCCTCTCGTCTTACTCTCTCTTGCTAGTctcttcttttttcttaatCCAATCCATATCCATACCCCACACCAAGATCTTCTTTTGTGAGTGTGTTGGATGAGTGTGTTGGAAACGTTACTCGTTGAAGGCTATTTTGCTGCGAAGTTTTGAAGTGATTAGTAAAAAGTTGGTAGGTACCCactgtagtttttttaatggttGTACATTATGATAAAATTGATCAGCAACACCCATGGATaccaccagagaagttacaagtgccGTTGTCTTTTATGAGACAGAATTGGGCCTTTAAACTTCTTATTACTCATACGCCTACAAATATCAACCTTACATCCATGTTCTAAATTACATTCTTTTGTCTCCCCAGACCGCAGACCTATCGAACCA encodes:
- the LOC118279899 gene encoding polyhomeotic-like protein 3 isoform X1, whose translation is MQQPMNQAEPIGGQQAMQQQMVLCPVRFVYETQVLVQPVPGDQIQPNQTFFINPQNPPPWMNRPAPNPVVYVQQLPNNVVHQVQPQIDQNQLYLQQNFANFQLQQHMLAQNQQPNQGMQIANIVPNMVQTVQPNMQPNDRNMTATPNPQQMQTNPQMIQNQINVQRQVQNQPQPVDVQRQVYMNVRPQMNQQMNIARPVMSLNQIQNMQAMANMQNLQIQQANAGQTFVQNIGQRMPQNVNPVRPQIMGNNMMNVQNVQTIPNVQNAQPVQNVQNIQNIQNITMKPPQPPSEPNKVMNTVGTAPPQVRNFAQNYNCRPIQPRRRFESPNVPKMQPQPNIPVQQPLHIPVQPPPPPTQYNQERANSHTVVSNIATNTNFLNNPNVSRKRKSESPDEIEHKMAPQPPPKPIYKNIQQGITITKISNEIGTNTSPQHSKSNTNNVKMNSTAVQMTPAPQLMVVEAPETSDANKKSINETRTVIAPVTESDKLIRNTVFTQARGRVLQDKINDTLPIQVVENKTPESVQNATETRTDNEVQTEKDAVMTEPPVDKVQPEKAVSIPQTETVKVDVNIATEKKVVEVKSDVSKDVVKREEENKSPDIQEGKLVIDESKDQIIEVKDEKMDIPERYPQKQDILTHVVDGYVIQESNFAFPIRKPLIEKTLHANLKAESEATDALKECMKEEMKNPEVDGQLLPFHYLLLHCEKKKEEEEKEDVKQMNPFADLQHTTVKTWTVEDLSSHLMKYDWKDTVSVFQDHEIDGESLFLVSKNQLVSIGVTEENADVICAFVRS
- the LOC118279899 gene encoding polyhomeotic-like protein 3 isoform X2, with translation MQQPMNQAEPIGGQQAMQQQMVLCPVRFVYETQVLVQPGDQIQPNQTFFINPQNPPPWMNRPAPNPVVYVQQLPNNVVHQVQPQIDQNQLYLQQNFANFQLQQHMLAQNQQPNQGMQIANIVPNMVQTVQPNMQPNDRNMTATPNPQQMQTNPQMIQNQINVQRQVQNQPQPVDVQRQVYMNVRPQMNQQMNIARPVMSLNQIQNMQAMANMQNLQIQQANAGQTFVQNIGQRMPQNVNPVRPQIMGNNMMNVQNVQTIPNVQNAQPVQNVQNIQNIQNITMKPPQPPSEPNKVMNTVGTAPPQVRNFAQNYNCRPIQPRRRFESPNVPKMQPQPNIPVQQPLHIPVQPPPPPTQYNQERANSHTVVSNIATNTNFLNNPNVSRKRKSESPDEIEHKMAPQPPPKPIYKNIQQGITITKISNEIGTNTSPQHSKSNTNNVKMNSTAVQMTPAPQLMVVEAPETSDANKKSINETRTVIAPVTESDKLIRNTVFTQARGRVLQDKINDTLPIQVVENKTPESVQNATETRTDNEVQTEKDAVMTEPPVDKVQPEKAVSIPQTETVKVDVNIATEKKVVEVKSDVSKDVVKREEENKSPDIQEGKLVIDESKDQIIEVKDEKMDIPERYPQKQDILTHVVDGYVIQESNFAFPIRKPLIEKTLHANLKAESEATDALKECMKEEMKNPEVDGQLLPFHYLLLHCEKKKEEEEKEDVKQMNPFADLQHTTVKTWTVEDLSSHLMKYDWKDTVSVFQDHEIDGESLFLVSKNQLVSIGVTEENADVICAFVRS
- the LOC118279899 gene encoding polyhomeotic-like protein 3 isoform X3, whose translation is MQQPMNQAEPIGGQQAMQQQMVLCPVRFVYETQVLVQPDQIQPNQTFFINPQNPPPWMNRPAPNPVVYVQQLPNNVVHQVQPQIDQNQLYLQQNFANFQLQQHMLAQNQQPNQGMQIANIVPNMVQTVQPNMQPNDRNMTATPNPQQMQTNPQMIQNQINVQRQVQNQPQPVDVQRQVYMNVRPQMNQQMNIARPVMSLNQIQNMQAMANMQNLQIQQANAGQTFVQNIGQRMPQNVNPVRPQIMGNNMMNVQNVQTIPNVQNAQPVQNVQNIQNIQNITMKPPQPPSEPNKVMNTVGTAPPQVRNFAQNYNCRPIQPRRRFESPNVPKMQPQPNIPVQQPLHIPVQPPPPPTQYNQERANSHTVVSNIATNTNFLNNPNVSRKRKSESPDEIEHKMAPQPPPKPIYKNIQQGITITKISNEIGTNTSPQHSKSNTNNVKMNSTAVQMTPAPQLMVVEAPETSDANKKSINETRTVIAPVTESDKLIRNTVFTQARGRVLQDKINDTLPIQVVENKTPESVQNATETRTDNEVQTEKDAVMTEPPVDKVQPEKAVSIPQTETVKVDVNIATEKKVVEVKSDVSKDVVKREEENKSPDIQEGKLVIDESKDQIIEVKDEKMDIPERYPQKQDILTHVVDGYVIQESNFAFPIRKPLIEKTLHANLKAESEATDALKECMKEEMKNPEVDGQLLPFHYLLLHCEKKKEEEEKEDVKQMNPFADLQHTTVKTWTVEDLSSHLMKYDWKDTVSVFQDHEIDGESLFLVSKNQLVSIGVTEENADVICAFVRS